A genomic window from Vitis riparia cultivar Riparia Gloire de Montpellier isolate 1030 chromosome 18, EGFV_Vit.rip_1.0, whole genome shotgun sequence includes:
- the LOC117907932 gene encoding exosome complex component RRP45A-like isoform X3, with product MEQRLASTFRMTVNEKKFIEQALLSDLRIDGRRPFDFRRISIKFGREDGSSEVQLGQTHVMGFVTGQLIQPYRDRPNEGTLSIYTEFSPMADPSFEAGRPGEAAVELGRVIDRGLRESRAVDMESLCVLAGKLVWSIRIDLHIIDNGGNLIDAANIAALAALLTFRRPECSFGGEDGQELIVHPPEVREPLPLIVHHLPIAVTFAIIGNENIMVIDPTHSEEAVMGGRMTATLNTNGDVCAIQKAGGEGIIQSVIMQCLRIASVKAADITSKIKNAVEAFNTERALRKIKRHSSSIAVDVSGPGAKMRENKNQSVDEKVVNELSSHHMERLKMESEESCVTQSSDVEVKTQLSEQGRTNRSDENTRSFIGGPSSW from the exons ATGGAGCAAAGATTAGCCAGTACATTTCGAATGACCGTGAATGAGAAGAAATTCATTGAACAAGCATTGCTTTCCGACCTCAGAATCGATGGTCGTCGCCCTTTTGATTTTCGCCGCATAAGCATCAAGTTTGGTAG AGAAGATGGGTCGTCAGAGGTGCAGTTAGGTCAAACTCATGTGATGGGGTTTGTTACTGGGCAACTTATTCAGCCTTATAGGGATAGACCTAATGAGGGGACGCTTTCAATTTATACTGAATTCTCTCCCATGGCTGATCCTTCTTTTGAGGCTGGACGTCCCGGAGAAGCTGCAGTGGAGTTGGGACGGGTAATAGACCGCGGTTTAAg GGAAAGCAGGGCAGTGGATATGGAATCACTTTGTGTTCTTGCTGGCAAGTTGGTATGGTCTATCCGAATTGATCTCCACATTATTGATAATGGGGG AAATCTTATTGATGCCGCTAATATTGCTGCTTTGGCTGCTCTGTTGACATTTCGAAGGCCTGAATGTTCATTCGGAGGGGAAGATGGTCAGGAACTGATAGTACATCCACCTGAG GTGAGGGAGCCACTTCCTTTGATTGTACATCATCTCCCAATAGCAGTGACCTTTGCAATTATTGGGAATGAGAACATTATG GTGATAGATCCAACCCACAGTGAAGAGGCTGTTATGGGTGGAAGAATGACTGCTACACTTAATACAAATGGTGATGTCTGTGCTATTCAAAAGGCTGGAGGAGAGGGTATCATTCAGAGTGTTATCATGCAGTGCTTGCGAATTGCTTCAGTGAAGGCTGCTGATATAACAAGCAAGATAAAAAATGCA GTTGAAGCATTCAACACAGAAAGAGCATTGCGGAAGATCAAGCGCCACTCTTCTTCCATAGCTGTGGATGTTAGTGGACCAGGTGCTAAAATGAGGGAGAACAAAAATCAATCTGTTGATGAGAAGGTAGTCAATGAGTTATCAAGCCATCACATGGAGAGGTTGAAGATGGAATCAGAAGAAAGCTGTGTCACTCAGAGCAGTGATGTGGAAGTTAAAACCCAATTATCTGAACAAGGAAGAACTAACAGGAGTGATGAGAACACCAGAAGTTTCATTGGTGGCCCCTCAAGTTGGTAA
- the LOC117907932 gene encoding exosome complex component RRP45A-like isoform X2 codes for MEQRLASTFRMTVNEKKFIEQALLSDLRIDGRRPFDFRRISIKFGREDGSSEVQLGQTHVMGFVTGQLIQPYRDRPNEGTLSIYTEFSPMADPSFEAGRPGEAAVELGRVIDRGLRESRAVDMESLCVLAGKLVWSIRIDLHIIDNGGNLIDAANIAALAALLTFRRPECSFGGEDGQELIVHPPEVREPLPLIVHHLPIAVTFAIIGNENIMVIDPTHSEEAVMGGRMTATLNTNGDVCAIQKAGGEGIIQSVIMQCLRIASVKAADITSKIKNAVEAFNTERALRKIKRHSSSIAVDVSGPGAKMRENKNQSVDEKVVNELSSHHMERLKMESEESCVTQSSDVEVKTQLSEQGRTNRSDENTRSFIGGPSSWIDKTEHKTKRFKR; via the exons ATGGAGCAAAGATTAGCCAGTACATTTCGAATGACCGTGAATGAGAAGAAATTCATTGAACAAGCATTGCTTTCCGACCTCAGAATCGATGGTCGTCGCCCTTTTGATTTTCGCCGCATAAGCATCAAGTTTGGTAG AGAAGATGGGTCGTCAGAGGTGCAGTTAGGTCAAACTCATGTGATGGGGTTTGTTACTGGGCAACTTATTCAGCCTTATAGGGATAGACCTAATGAGGGGACGCTTTCAATTTATACTGAATTCTCTCCCATGGCTGATCCTTCTTTTGAGGCTGGACGTCCCGGAGAAGCTGCAGTGGAGTTGGGACGGGTAATAGACCGCGGTTTAAg GGAAAGCAGGGCAGTGGATATGGAATCACTTTGTGTTCTTGCTGGCAAGTTGGTATGGTCTATCCGAATTGATCTCCACATTATTGATAATGGGGG AAATCTTATTGATGCCGCTAATATTGCTGCTTTGGCTGCTCTGTTGACATTTCGAAGGCCTGAATGTTCATTCGGAGGGGAAGATGGTCAGGAACTGATAGTACATCCACCTGAG GTGAGGGAGCCACTTCCTTTGATTGTACATCATCTCCCAATAGCAGTGACCTTTGCAATTATTGGGAATGAGAACATTATG GTGATAGATCCAACCCACAGTGAAGAGGCTGTTATGGGTGGAAGAATGACTGCTACACTTAATACAAATGGTGATGTCTGTGCTATTCAAAAGGCTGGAGGAGAGGGTATCATTCAGAGTGTTATCATGCAGTGCTTGCGAATTGCTTCAGTGAAGGCTGCTGATATAACAAGCAAGATAAAAAATGCA GTTGAAGCATTCAACACAGAAAGAGCATTGCGGAAGATCAAGCGCCACTCTTCTTCCATAGCTGTGGATGTTAGTGGACCAGGTGCTAAAATGAGGGAGAACAAAAATCAATCTGTTGATGAGAAGGTAGTCAATGAGTTATCAAGCCATCACATGGAGAGGTTGAAGATGGAATCAGAAGAAAGCTGTGTCACTCAGAGCAGTGATGTGGAAGTTAAAACCCAATTATCTGAACAAGGAAGAACTAACAGGAGTGATGAGAACACCAGAAGTTTCATTGGTGGCCCCTCAAGTTG GATTGATAAAACAGaacacaaaacaaaaagattcaAGAGGTGA
- the LOC117907932 gene encoding exosome complex component RRP45A-like isoform X1, with the protein MEQRLASTFRMTVNEKKFIEQALLSDLRIDGRRPFDFRRISIKFGREDGSSEVQLGQTHVMGFVTGQLIQPYRDRPNEGTLSIYTEFSPMADPSFEAGRPGEAAVELGRVIDRGLRESRAVDMESLCVLAGKLVWSIRIDLHIIDNGGNLIDAANIAALAALLTFRRPECSFGGEDGQELIVHPPEVREPLPLIVHHLPIAVTFAIIGNENIMVIDPTHSEEAVMGGRMTATLNTNGDVCAIQKAGGEGIIQSVIMQCLRIASVKAADITSKIKNAVEAFNTERALRKIKRHSSSIAVDVSGPGAKMRENKNQSVDEKVVNELSSHHMERLKMESEESCVTQSSDVEVKTQLSEQGRTNRSDENTRSFIGGPSSWDPYSKGIDSDFLKASLASHGLIKQNTKQKDSRGEMKAPDVKSEEPNADIDPALSPMKTVGTTPQTNGEKTLKDAVKPKNKRKKKASPSTNAR; encoded by the exons ATGGAGCAAAGATTAGCCAGTACATTTCGAATGACCGTGAATGAGAAGAAATTCATTGAACAAGCATTGCTTTCCGACCTCAGAATCGATGGTCGTCGCCCTTTTGATTTTCGCCGCATAAGCATCAAGTTTGGTAG AGAAGATGGGTCGTCAGAGGTGCAGTTAGGTCAAACTCATGTGATGGGGTTTGTTACTGGGCAACTTATTCAGCCTTATAGGGATAGACCTAATGAGGGGACGCTTTCAATTTATACTGAATTCTCTCCCATGGCTGATCCTTCTTTTGAGGCTGGACGTCCCGGAGAAGCTGCAGTGGAGTTGGGACGGGTAATAGACCGCGGTTTAAg GGAAAGCAGGGCAGTGGATATGGAATCACTTTGTGTTCTTGCTGGCAAGTTGGTATGGTCTATCCGAATTGATCTCCACATTATTGATAATGGGGG AAATCTTATTGATGCCGCTAATATTGCTGCTTTGGCTGCTCTGTTGACATTTCGAAGGCCTGAATGTTCATTCGGAGGGGAAGATGGTCAGGAACTGATAGTACATCCACCTGAG GTGAGGGAGCCACTTCCTTTGATTGTACATCATCTCCCAATAGCAGTGACCTTTGCAATTATTGGGAATGAGAACATTATG GTGATAGATCCAACCCACAGTGAAGAGGCTGTTATGGGTGGAAGAATGACTGCTACACTTAATACAAATGGTGATGTCTGTGCTATTCAAAAGGCTGGAGGAGAGGGTATCATTCAGAGTGTTATCATGCAGTGCTTGCGAATTGCTTCAGTGAAGGCTGCTGATATAACAAGCAAGATAAAAAATGCA GTTGAAGCATTCAACACAGAAAGAGCATTGCGGAAGATCAAGCGCCACTCTTCTTCCATAGCTGTGGATGTTAGTGGACCAGGTGCTAAAATGAGGGAGAACAAAAATCAATCTGTTGATGAGAAGGTAGTCAATGAGTTATCAAGCCATCACATGGAGAGGTTGAAGATGGAATCAGAAGAAAGCTGTGTCACTCAGAGCAGTGATGTGGAAGTTAAAACCCAATTATCTGAACAAGGAAGAACTAACAGGAGTGATGAGAACACCAGAAGTTTCATTGGTGGCCCCTCAAGTTG gGATCCATACTCGAAGGGCATTGATTCGGATTTCCTGAAAGCTTCTCTAGCTTCACATG GATTGATAAAACAGaacacaaaacaaaaagattcaAGAGGTGAAATGAAGGCCCCTGACGTAAAGTCAGAGGAACCAAATGCTGATATTGATCCAGCTCTTTCTCCAATGAAAACCGTTGGAACCACACCTCAAACAAATGGAGAGAAGACATTGAAGGATGCAGTAAAGCCTAAGaacaagagaaagaagaaggcatCCCCCAGCACTAATGCAAGGTAG